In the genome of Drosophila yakuba strain Tai18E2 chromosome 3R, Prin_Dyak_Tai18E2_2.1, whole genome shotgun sequence, one region contains:
- the LOC6537689 gene encoding transmembrane protein 181 isoform X1 — MAKPHSDADASGLGYAYQLPSGGLLLRLKSSLSQFSDLFSDFSRYISPAYHHDRCERSVHMRLYSMHKREFVMVFLGFFTCFGLGIVIGLTGPPITSTSSLTAQQILANTSLAHSPTVLGKGPFAMKSPLTTTYSQQMWLIAKLVTDNNDDERYDKSFQVSVSIDGINEQHKPQSVLGSGVAHNRTRHLVCVRNDCEEFTVMHLGFLDYAHYIITVRFYGLESFHQKYNIRSITFYFKTYSPEFTQIEIWFRCIFLLFTFIVICWYAHTLRKYPIYDWSIEQRWLSVLLPLLLLYDNPFFPLIFLMNSWLPGMLDAILQATFLCALLMFWLCIYHGLRQNERSFVRFYLVKVIVVLPIWLCAIVLATWEKCNELRDPTYSHFVDTKNYNGFKMFFYIACCMYVLYLVLLLLRAYTELRSMPYFDMRLKFLTLLMLFVLSISITVTTCRFGFGILEDNFVASLNTTYRSSAQFMCFYGLLNFYLYTMAYVYSPDGRFAQAELAVTKDNPAISMIDDSDEDVVYGSDEESRRPLTSVGGGAGKNDYDSD, encoded by the exons ATGGCCAAGCCCCACTCGGATGCGGATGCCTCTGGCCTGGGCTACGCCTACCAGCTGCCGTCCGGCGGGCTACTGCTGCGCCTCAAATCGTCGCTCTCGCAGTTCAGCGATTTGTTCAGCGACTTCAGCAGGTACATCTCGCCCGCCTATCACCACGATCGCTGCGAGCGATCCGTCCACATGCGGCTCTACTCGATGCACAAGCGCGAGTTTGTCATGGTCTTCCTGGGATTCTTCACCTGCTTTGGTCTGGGCATCGTCATCGGGCTGACGGGACCGCCCATAACTAGCACATCATCGCTGACTGCCCAACAGATCCTGGCAAATACCTCGCTGGCGCACAGCCCAACGGTCCTGGGGAAGGGACCATTCGCCATGAAGTCACCGCTAACGACAACCTATTCCCAGCAAATGTGGCTGATAGCCAAGCTGGTGACGGACAACAACGATG ACGAGAGGTACGACAAGAGTTTTCAGGTGAGTGTCTCAATAGATGGCATAAACGAGCAGCACAAGCCACAAAGTGTCCTCGGATCTGGAGTGGCTCACAATCGGACACGGCACTTGGTCTGCGTACGCAACGACTGCGAGGAGTTCACGGTGATGCATCTGGGATTCCTTGACTATGCCCACTATATAATCACAGTGCGCTTCTACGGCTTGGAGTCATTCCATCAGAAGTATAATATACGCAGCATAACATTTTAC TTCAAGACTTACAGTCCGGAATTCACGCAGATTGAAATCTGGTTTAGGTGCATCTTTCTGCTGTTCACCTTTATTGTCATA TGCTGGTATGCCCACACCTTGCGCAAGTATCCGATCTACGATTGGTCCATTGAGCAGCGATGGTTGTCGGTACTCCTGCCCCTGCTCCTTTTGTACGACA ATCCCTTCTTTCCGCTGATATTCCTGATGAACTCCTGGCTGCCTGGAATGCTGGACGCCATTCTGCAAGCGACGTTCCTTTGTGCTCTGCTTATGTTTTGGCTGTGCATCTACCATGGACTGCGACAAAACGAGCgcagctttgtgcggttttACCTGGTCAAGGTGATCGTCGTCCTGCCCATTTGGCTGTGCGCCATCGTCCTGGCCACATGGGAAAAGTGCAACGAGCTGAGGGATCCCACTTACAGTCACTTTGTGGATACAAAAAACTACAAT GGCTTCAAGATGTTCTTCTACATCGCCTGCTGCATGTATGTACTCTATCTGGTGCTGTTGCTACTGCGTGCGTACACCGAGCTGCGCTCCATGCCGTATTTTG ATATGCGCTTGAAGTTTCTCACGCTGCTCATGCTGTTCGTCCTGTCCATATCCATAACAGTGACGACGTGTCGCTTTGGCTTCGGCATCCTCGAGGACAACTTTGTCGCCTCACTTAACACCACCTATCGCAGTTCGGCGCAGTTTATGTGCTTCTATGGACTGCTTAATTTTTACCTGTACACCATGGCGTATGTGTACTCGCCAGATGGACGATTCGCCCAGGCAGAGCTGGCTGTTACTAAGGATAATCCGGCTATTTCCATGATCGACGATTCTGACGAGGATGTCGTCTACGGATCCGACGAGGAGTCCCGTCGTCCGCTAACCTCTGTGGGCGGCGGTGCTGGAAAGAACGATTATGACAGCGATTGA
- the LOC6537689 gene encoding transmembrane protein 181 isoform X2: MRCSEGQRQGGTQASARHPKFLPAAMAKPHSDADASGLGYAYQLPSGGLLLRLKSSLSQFSDLFSDFSRYISPAYHHDRCERSVHMRLYSMHKREFVMVFLGFFTCFGLGIVIGLTGPPITSTSSLTAQQILANTSLAHSPTVLGKGPFAMKSPLTTTYSQQMWLIAKLVTDNNDDERYDKSFQVSVSIDGINEQHKPQSVLGSGVAHNRTRHLVCVRNDCEEFTVMHLGFLDYAHYIITVRFYGLESFHQKYNIRSITFYFKTYSPEFTQIEIWFRCIFLLFTFIVICWYAHTLRKYPIYDWSIEQRWLSVLLPLLLLYDNPFFPLIFLMNSWLPGMLDAILQATFLCALLMFWLCIYHGLRQNERSFVRFYLVKVIVVLPIWLCAIVLATWEKCNELRDPTYSHFVDTKNYNGFKMFFYIACCMYVLYLVLLLLRAYTELRSMPYFDMRLKFLTLLMLFVLSISITVTTCRFGFGILEDNFVASLNTTYRSSAQFMCFYGLLNFYLYTMAYVYSPDGRFAQAELAVTKDNPAISMIDDSDEDVVYGSDEESRRPLTSVGGGAGKNDYDSD, translated from the exons ATGAGATGCAGTGAGGGCCAACGGCAAGGAGGAACCCAAGCATCAGCTAGACACCCGAAATTCCTGCCAGCGGCCATGGCCAAGCCCCACTCGGATGCGGATGCCTCTGGCCTGGGCTACGCCTACCAGCTGCCGTCCGGCGGGCTACTGCTGCGCCTCAAATCGTCGCTCTCGCAGTTCAGCGATTTGTTCAGCGACTTCAGCAGGTACATCTCGCCCGCCTATCACCACGATCGCTGCGAGCGATCCGTCCACATGCGGCTCTACTCGATGCACAAGCGCGAGTTTGTCATGGTCTTCCTGGGATTCTTCACCTGCTTTGGTCTGGGCATCGTCATCGGGCTGACGGGACCGCCCATAACTAGCACATCATCGCTGACTGCCCAACAGATCCTGGCAAATACCTCGCTGGCGCACAGCCCAACGGTCCTGGGGAAGGGACCATTCGCCATGAAGTCACCGCTAACGACAACCTATTCCCAGCAAATGTGGCTGATAGCCAAGCTGGTGACGGACAACAACGATG ACGAGAGGTACGACAAGAGTTTTCAGGTGAGTGTCTCAATAGATGGCATAAACGAGCAGCACAAGCCACAAAGTGTCCTCGGATCTGGAGTGGCTCACAATCGGACACGGCACTTGGTCTGCGTACGCAACGACTGCGAGGAGTTCACGGTGATGCATCTGGGATTCCTTGACTATGCCCACTATATAATCACAGTGCGCTTCTACGGCTTGGAGTCATTCCATCAGAAGTATAATATACGCAGCATAACATTTTAC TTCAAGACTTACAGTCCGGAATTCACGCAGATTGAAATCTGGTTTAGGTGCATCTTTCTGCTGTTCACCTTTATTGTCATA TGCTGGTATGCCCACACCTTGCGCAAGTATCCGATCTACGATTGGTCCATTGAGCAGCGATGGTTGTCGGTACTCCTGCCCCTGCTCCTTTTGTACGACA ATCCCTTCTTTCCGCTGATATTCCTGATGAACTCCTGGCTGCCTGGAATGCTGGACGCCATTCTGCAAGCGACGTTCCTTTGTGCTCTGCTTATGTTTTGGCTGTGCATCTACCATGGACTGCGACAAAACGAGCgcagctttgtgcggttttACCTGGTCAAGGTGATCGTCGTCCTGCCCATTTGGCTGTGCGCCATCGTCCTGGCCACATGGGAAAAGTGCAACGAGCTGAGGGATCCCACTTACAGTCACTTTGTGGATACAAAAAACTACAAT GGCTTCAAGATGTTCTTCTACATCGCCTGCTGCATGTATGTACTCTATCTGGTGCTGTTGCTACTGCGTGCGTACACCGAGCTGCGCTCCATGCCGTATTTTG ATATGCGCTTGAAGTTTCTCACGCTGCTCATGCTGTTCGTCCTGTCCATATCCATAACAGTGACGACGTGTCGCTTTGGCTTCGGCATCCTCGAGGACAACTTTGTCGCCTCACTTAACACCACCTATCGCAGTTCGGCGCAGTTTATGTGCTTCTATGGACTGCTTAATTTTTACCTGTACACCATGGCGTATGTGTACTCGCCAGATGGACGATTCGCCCAGGCAGAGCTGGCTGTTACTAAGGATAATCCGGCTATTTCCATGATCGACGATTCTGACGAGGATGTCGTCTACGGATCCGACGAGGAGTCCCGTCGTCCGCTAACCTCTGTGGGCGGCGGTGCTGGAAAGAACGATTATGACAGCGATTGA
- the LOC6537690 gene encoding pre-mRNA-processing factor 17 yields MLGLQTYASSSEGESDHEDAGATATAGTKSESSAPIPDHLLPVDKTHSLSNSIAVCAAPTVVPLGASAVPRTLDPTLKEVTYNPRYEEMYAPVKGPEHPDLTMQQRAPRNTLAGYVEKAHINAFEFENQRRTFHTYGYALDPSVDEQADGQSFVGDLQSAYDDNGKTVFEAPKAKKLRKQEKNDNPEDIEGFLGPWGKFENEVSVAKPNEQERAELDELLSKRHKRGRIPEDKPLEEKSTLHIKDAYDYQGRSYLHAPHDLGVNLRSNAPPPKCFLPKAHIHTWSGHNKGISSIRWFPKTAHLLLSGSMDCRVKLWEVYGERRCIRTFSGHRQAIKDIAWNNKGTNFLSASYDRYIKLWDAETGDVVSRFTTRKMPFCVKFHPDNSKQHLFVAGTSDKKIICWDTRSGDIVQEYDRHLGSVSTITFVDDNRRFVTTSDDKSMRIWEWDIPVDMKYIADPTMHSMPAVTLAPNGKWMACQSLDNKIVIFSALNRFKMNRKKTFTGHMVSGYACQLDFSPDMSYLVSGDGDGKCYIWDWKTTKMYKKWQAHDGVCISALWHPHEASKVVTAGWDGQIKYWD; encoded by the exons ATGTTGGGCCTTCAGACATACGCCAGTTCCTCGGAGGGAGAATCTGACCATGAGGACGCCGGCGCCACCGCCACGGCCGGTACCAAATCTGAGTCCTCCGCTCCCATTCCGGATCACCTGCTGCCCGTGGACAAGACACACTCGCTTTCCAACTCCATTGCTGTTTGTGCGGCACCAACGGTGGTTCCCCTTGGAGCATCGGCCGTGCCCCGAACTCTGGATCCCACGCTCAAGGAGGTAACCTACAATCCGCGCTACGAGGAGATGTATGCTCCGGTAAAGGGTCCGGAACATCCAGACCTCACCATGCAACAGCGCGCTCCGCGAAACACCCTGGCCGGCTACGTGGAGAAGGCCCACATAAATGCGTTCGAGTTTGAGAACCAGCGACGCACCTTTCACACCTACGGCTACGCATTGGACCCCAGCGTGGACGAGCAGGCGGACGGGCAGTCTTTTGTGGGTGACCTGCAGTCCGCGTACGATGACAATGGCAAGACGGTGTTCGAGGCGCCCAAGGCAAAGAAGCTGCGCAAGCAGGAGAAAAATGATAATCCTGAGGACATTGAAGGCTTTCTGGGGCCCTGGGGCAAGTTCGAGAACGAGGTGTCGGTGGCAAAGCCAAATGAACAGGAGCGCGCCGAACTGGACGAGCTGCTGTCTAAGCGGCATAAGCGCGGACGCATTCCCGAGGACAAGCCGCTCGAAGAGAAGTCGACACTGCACA TCAAGGATGCTTACGACTACCAGGGCCGCTCTTATTTGCATGCTCCTCATGATCTGGGCGTGAATCTAAGATCGAATGCACCGCCGCCAAAATGCTTCCTGCCCAAGGCGCACATACACACCTGGTCGGGCCACAATAAGGGCATTTCCTCCATTCGCTGGTTCCCCAAGACCGCTCATCTCTTGCTCTCCGGCTCGATGGACTGCCGGGTCAAACTGTGGGAGGTTTATGGCGAACGACGCTGCATACGGACCTTTTCCGGTCATCGGCAGGCCATCAAGGATATTGCGTGGAACAACAAGGGTACCAACTTCCTGTCTGCTTCATATGATCGCTACATAAAGTTGTGGGATGCCGAAACGGGCGATGTAGTGTCCCGATTCACCACCCGTAAGATGCCTTTCTGTGTGAAATTCCATCCGGATAATAGCAAGCAACATTTGTTCGTTGCCGGTACCTCCGACAAGAAGATCATTTGC TGGGACACACGCAGCGGTGATATTGTACAGGAATACGACCGGCACTTGGGATCAGTGAGCACCATCACCTTTGTGGACGACAACCGACGGTTTGTAACCACCTCGGACGACAAATCAATGCGCATATGGGAGTGGGACATTCCTGTGGACATGAAGTACATTGCCGATCCCACTATGCATTCCATGCCGGCGGTCACATTAGCGCCGAATGGCAAATGGATGGCCTGCCAGTCGTTGGACAATAAGATCGTTATCTTCTCCGCCCTCAATCGCTTTAAGATGAATCGCAAAAAGACCTTCACCGGTCACATGGTCTCTGGCTATGCCTGCCAGCTGGACTTTTCACCGGACATGAGCTACCTGGTGTcgggcgatggcgatggtaAATGTTATATTTGGGACTGGAAGACGACGAAGATGTACAAGAAGTGGCAGGCGCACGACGGCGTCTGCATCAGTGCACTCTGGCATCCGCACGAGGCCAGCAAAGTGGTCACCGCTGGTTGGGATGGCCAGATAAAATACTGGGACTAA
- the LOC120321726 gene encoding uncharacterized protein LOC120321726, which translates to MEISINVFVFLLYTLVVIYLQHFVNKYTEFVRSL; encoded by the coding sequence ATGGAAATATCCATAAACGTTTTTGTATTCCTCCTCTACACTCTGGTCGTGATCTACCTTCAGCACTTCGTGAACAAGTACACAGAGTTCGTCCGCAGCCTCTAA
- the LOC6537691 gene encoding fas-associated death domain protein: protein MTAGKHWSYDILKQIAIDGCTEDVEELKLMFADEIGSRRRLDCIRSIQDLIDCLERADELAEDKVEPLRRMSINMPQLIEALNGYTPPENSRTHPVNLYQELRLAEELRQQLRIGPASQDAPPSVAAVAAAVPTPAVQNYATPAAFTDRKRTAVFKKISEELGRYWRRLGRSAGIGEGHMDTIEERYPHDLKSQILRLLQLIEEDDCHDPKHFLVRLCRALGDCGRNDLRKNVEQIMSH, encoded by the coding sequence ATGACGGCAGGTAAGCACTGGAGCTACGACATCCTTAAACAGATCGCCATCGATGGATGTACCGAGGACGTCGAGGAGTTGAAACTAATGTTTGCCGATGAGATTGGTTCGCGACGCAGATTGGATTGCATACGCTCCATTCAGGATCTAATTGACTGCCTGGAACGGGCGGACGAACTGGCCGAGGACAAAGTAGAGCCACTGCGCCGGATGTCGATCAATATGCCGCAGCTTATCGAGGCACTCAATGGCTACACACCGCCGGAAAACTCTCGCACACATCCGGTGAATCTCTACCAGGAACTCCGATTGGCCGAGGAACTGCGCCAGCAACTCCGGATTGGTCCAGCATCCCAGGATGCTCCACCATCAGTTGCGGCTGTAGCTGCTGCAGTGCCCACACCAGCAGTTCAAAACTATGCCACCCCAGCTGCTTTTACGGATCGCAAACGCACGGCGGTCTTTAAGAAAATATCCGAGGAACTGGGACGCTACTGGCGACGACTGGGCCGATCGGCGGGCATTGGCGAGGGTCACATGGACACCATCGAGGAGCGCTACCCGCACGATCTGAAGTCCCAGATTCTGCGACTGCTGCAGCTCATCGAAGAAGACGATTGCCACGATCCAAAGCACTTTCTGGTTCGTCTGTGTCGCGCCTTGGGCGATTGCGGTCGCAATGATCTGCGTAAGAACGTAGAGCAGATAATGTCACACTAG
- the LOC6537692 gene encoding probable ATP-dependent RNA helicase pitchoune, whose amino-acid sequence MSIREKLLMKKIVKREKMKKELSQKKGNNKAQKQEPPKQNGNKPSKKPKKLSNKHVADDQDDDLEEDFQEAPLPKKKQQKQPPKKQQIQVANSDSESDEDDDEREDEDDENSDLDEEAEDDEEEVASGSEDDDQQEDEDDEPVPAKKTKLLPNKSKAQNGKPVKDDEPFTVESSLAALDYRDSDDRSFASLKGAVSEATLRAVKEMGFTEMTEIQAKSLTPLLKGRDLVGAAQTGSGKTLAFLIPAVELINKLRFMPRNGTGVIIISPTRELSMQTFGVLKELMAHHHHTYGLVMGGSNRQVESEKLGKGINILVATPGRLLDHLQNSPDFLYKNLQCLIIDEVDRILEIGFEEELKQIINLLPKRRQTMLFSATQTARIEALSKLALKSEPIYVGVHDNQDTATVDGLEQGYIVCPSEKRLLVLFTFLKKNRKKKVMVFFSSCMSVKYHHELFNYIDLPVTSIHGKQKQTKRTTTFFQFCNAESGILLCTDVAARGLDIPQVDWIVQYDPPDDPREYIHRVGRTARGSGTSGHALLLMRPEELGFLRYLKAAKVPLNEFEFSWQKIADIQLQLEKLIAKNYFLNQSAKEAFKSYVRAYDSHQLKQIFNVNTLDLQAVAKSFGFLVPPVVDLKVGAAKRERPEKRVGGGGFGFYKKMNEGSASKQRHFKQVNRDQAKKFMR is encoded by the exons ATGTCTATCCGAGAGAAGCTGCTGATGAAGAAGATCGTAAAGCGGGAGAAAATGAAGAAGGAGCTTTCGCAGAAGAAGGGAAATAACAAGGCCCAAAAGCAGGAGCCACCCAAACAAAATGGCAATAAACCCAGTAAAAAACCGAAGAAACTCAGTAACAAACATGTGGCCGATGATCAGG ATGACGACTTAGAGGAGGATTTCCAAGAGGCGCCGCTGCCCAAGaagaagcaacaaaaacagcctccaaaaaagcaacaaattcAGGTGGCCAACTCGGATTCGGAGTCcgatgaagatgatgatgagcgggaggatgaggatgacgaGAATAGCGATTTGGACGAAGAAGCCGAAGATGATGAGGAGGAAGTAGCCAGCGGTAGTGAAGATGATGACCAGCAGGAAG ATGAAGATGACGAACCTGTGCCAGCTAAGAAAACAAAGTTGCTTCCAAACAAGTCCAAGGCACAGAATGGCAAACCAGTCAAAGATGACGAGCCGTTTACCGTGGAATCCTCTCTGGCTGCTCTGGACTATCGGGATTCGGATGATCGCAGCTTTGCCTCACTAAAGGGAGCCGTGTCCGAGGCCACGTTGCGAGCCGTTAAGGAGATGGGCTTTACCGAGATGACTGAAATCCAGGCGAAATCACTGACACCCCTACTAAAGGGACGCGATCTGGTGGGTGCTGCACAGACGGGTTCCGGCAAAACGCTGGCCTTCCTGATACCCGCCGTCGAGCTGATAAACAAGCTGAGGTTTATGCCACGCAATGGCACCGGAGTGATCATAATCTCACCTACGCGAGAGCTGTCCATGCAAACTTTCGGTGTGCTCAAGGAACTAATGGCACACCACCATCACACTTATGGCTTGGTAATGGGCGGCTCCAACCGCCAGGTGGAGAGCGAGAAACTGGGCAAGGGCATCAACATTCTGGTGGCCACACCGGGTCGTCTGCTGGATCATCTACAGAACTCACCCGACTTCTTGTACAAGAACCTGCAGTGCCTGATTATCGATGAAGTGGATCGGATTCTGGAGATCGGTTTTGAGGAGGAACTGAAGCAAATCATCAATCTGCTGCCAA AACGCCGCCAGACGATGCTCTTCTCGGCCACTCAGACAGCTCGCATCGAAGCGCTTTCAAAGCTGGCCCTTAAGTCGGAACCAATTTATGTGGGTGTTCACGATAACCAGGACACAGCGACCGTAGATGGACTCGAGCAGGGCTACATTGTATGCCCCTCGGAGAAGCGACTGCTCGTGCTCTTCACGTTCCTCAAAAAGAATCGCAAGAAGAAGGTGATGGTGTTCTTCTCGTCCTGCATGTCCGTCAAGTACCACCACGAGCTCTTTAACTACATTGATCTGCCAGTGACCTCTATTCACGGTAAACAGAAGCAAACGAAACGAACGACAACCTTCTTCCAGTTCTGCAATGCGGAATCTGGCATTCTCTTATGTACGGATGTGGCTGCTCGTGGATTGGACATTCCGCAAGTCGATTGGATTGTGCAGTACGATCCCCCAGATGATCCACGCGAGTATATTCACAGGGTGGGACGAACGGCTAGAGGATCGGGCACCTCGGGTCACGCCCTGCTTTTGATGCGACCCGAAGAGCTGGGCTTCCTGCGCTACCTTAAGGCCGCCAAGGTGCCTCTCAACGAGTTCGAGTTCTCTTGGCAGAAGATAGCCGATATTCAACTGCAG CTGGAGAAACTGATCGCCAAGAACTACTTCCTGAACCAGTCGGCCAAGGAAGCGTTTAAGTCGTATGTGCGCGCGTACGACTCCCATCAGTTGAAGCAAATCTTCAATGTGAATACGCTGGACCTGCAGGCGGTTGCGAAAAGCTTTGGATTCCTAGTTCCACCCGTAGTTGATCTGAAGGTGGGCGCGGCCAAGCGGGAGCGACCGGAAAAGCGAGTGGGCGGCGGCGGTTTTGGTTTCTACAAGAAAATGAACGAGGGATCGGCCTCCAAGCAGCGACACTTCAAGCAGGTCAACCGCGACCAGGCCAAGAAGTTTATGCGTTAG